CGAGCGAATTGAAGTGGCCGTGCTCTGGACCGAATCGACTGAAGATTCGATCCGCAGTTACGCCAACGGCATTCGCAATCCCATGGGGGGCACTCATGAGAGCGGATTCAAGAACGCCGTGACCAAGGCGATTCGCAACTATATCGAAACGCACAAAATCAGCATGGATAAGCTGGCGATTACGGCCGAGGATATCCGCGAAGGGATAGTCGGCATAGTCAGCGTCTTTTTGAAAAATCCGCAGTTCGAAGCCCAGACGAAAATCAAGCTGTTGAACTCGGAAATGACGGCCACCGTGGAAGGGTTCATGCGGCCCGCGATGGAAAACTGGCTGAACAGCAATCAGACGATCGCTGATTCGATAGTCTTTCGCATCAAGATGGCCGCGCGAGCTCGCCTCGCTTCCCGCGAAGCTCAGGAAGTGACTCGTAAGACTGCGGGTAGCAAGCGACTGAGTCTCCCGGGAAAGCTGGCCGACTGCAAATCGAACAATGTGGCCGAGACGGAACTGTTCATCGTCGAAGGGGACTCGGCCGGAGGTTCGGCCAAGCAGGGGCGCGACAATCGAACTCAGGCCGTGCTACCGCTGCGCGGTAAAATCCTCAACAGCGAGGGAATGAGCACGGCGAAGGTCCTCACGAACCAGGAACTCAACGATCTGGTTTCGGCGATCGGTACCGGCGCGGGCGAAAAGCTGATGATGGATAAGCTTCGCTACGGAAAAATCATCCTCCTCATGGATGCGGATGCGGACGGCCATCATATCTCGACGCTGCTGCTGGACTTTTTCTTCAGGCACATGCCCGATTTAATTCGCAAAGGGCACATCTATATCGCTCAGCCGCCACTCTACCGCATTGATGTTGGCAAGGAGACCTTCTGGGCCAAGGACGATAATCACAAGGAAGAGATTCTTTCCAAGCTCCGGCAGAATGCGAAGCCCGAGATCAGCCGGTTCAAAGGGCTGGGGGAAATGGATGCGAAAGTTCTGAAGTCGACCACTCTGGACCCGCGCAACCGTATTCTCCTGAAAGTGGAAATCGATAATCCGCTGCAGGCGGATCAGATGTTCGATCAACTGATGGGTAAAGATGCGAATGCTCGTTACGAGCAAATTATGAACAATGCGATGAAAGTTTCGAGCGACGAGATTGATGTGTAAACAAAAAGGGGAACCGTCTGAACAGTTCCCCCTTTGAGAATTTATCCGTTACCTGAGGATTACTCCAAAGGAACTTTCAGCATCTGCAGGTAGTAGGATTTCTTGTCGCCCGATTTCTCGGCGATGAAAGCTTCCGCCTGCTCTTTTTCCTTGTATTCGAACTTCTCCACCTGTTTGCTGGAATTGTCGAATACGGCCCAGATGGCTTTCATACGAACGATCTTGGCCGCGCGGGTGCGCTTCGGCTTAACGACGGCGACGACTTTCTTCTTGGCCTTCTTTTTCTTCTTAATTGGCTCGCCGTCTTCGTCGAGTTCCTCGGCTTCCTCGTCTCCACCGGAGTCCTCTTCGCTTTCGGACTCACCATCGCCCTCGGCTTCGGCCTCGTCCTCTTCGCCCTCTTCCTCTTCCTCTTCAGTTTCTTCGGCTTCGGTTTCTTCCGTTTCCTCTTCGGAATCGGCTCGGTAATCCATACGATTGAGCGTGCGTTTGCGGCCCATAGTTGTCCTTTTCAATTGACGATTTACTATCTCATTAGGATACGACTGTTCCCTTTCCGGACAAGGGTTTATAGCCAGCGACGCCATCGGAAGAAGATCAGGGAAATGATACCGCAGCCTCCCATGGCCAGTATCGAGAGCCAGAATCCGCCGGGATGTTCCTTGCCGGGAAGGACATCGAAGTTCATTCCGTAGATGCTGGCGATAAGCGTCATAGGCAGAATGATCGTCGAGATCATGGTCAGCACTTTCATGATCGTATTCAGTTTGTTGGACACCGCCGCCAAGTGAGTTTGCATCAGATCCGAGATCATTTCCCGAGCGCCCTCAATCATTTCCGTGTAGCGGATGAGGTGGTCGTAGACGTTGCGGTAGTAGATCACTTCCTGGGGGCTGACCAGTTCGAATTCGTTGCGGGTCAGTCGAGCCAGAACCTCCCGTTCCAGAATCATGGTCTTGCGAAGAATGACAATGAACGATTTGTGCCGAAGCAATTTACGAAGTAGTGACGGCTGCGGTTGCTCCAGAATTTCTCGTTCCAGATCGTCCAGGCTTTCCAGTATTTCGTCGATCACCGGGGCACATTCATCCACCAGATCATCCAGCAGCCAGTGATAGAGATAATCGGGTCCGCGATTGCCGATAGCCACTTCGTGCGATAGCCGGTTTTTCAGGTGATCGACACAAGATAACTTCGTGTAGTGATGAGTGATCAAGGCATTCGAGGTCAGAACGGCGCTGAATTGCAGGTAGGCGCGGTGGCGTTCCGTCGGTTGAATTTCATCGCCGCACTGATTGAGGTATTCCCGGTTCAGAGGATTCACAATCGCGAATAGATAATCGTCCCACTCCTCGACTTTCGGCAGATGCGGCCCCACCTCGGGCTCGCGGATCGGTTTCCGAATATCTTCGAGTACTAACGCATGCACGGGTCGGACTTTTTCAAATATCCAGGCTTCCTCTTCGGGAGTCGGAGATTCCAGATCGATCCAGTAATCCGATTTCGATAGCTGGGGATCAAGGGAAAGATTCTTCACTTGCTCGGCGTCCAGCAGGCAGCACTTTTTGGAGTCTTTATCCCAGCGGTAGACTTGCAGCATGACGAATTCGTTACCCGATGACTATTTGCCAGACCCCGGAGAGGTATTTGACGAACTGGAGAAACCTCGTTCCACCTGGGGCGTTTTCGTTTTGATGTTGTATTTGATGATGACGCCAATCAGGGTATTGGCCACATTTCCGGTTCCCTTGAATTGGATTAAACGCGCGGGATTGGATCCAGTGCCGATGAAGGTCAGCATGGTTTTCGATTCGTCATATTTCACGATTTCAGCGTTTGCATCGATATCATCGCCCAGAACGCGGACATCCCCTTCGGCATCCATGCGATGGAAGGTTTTCGTTTGCTTCAATTCGTCCAGCATTTCGACTGTCGAAATCTCGAGGGATTTTTTGCTGTCCATTTGAATCGATCCTGGCAGCATGGCTCCCTTTTCGATCTTCATCTCGTGATCTTTGGCGGGGACGTGAATCACGGTGGTCGGCCCCAGGAATTTAGCTCTCTGTTTGCCGAAAGTCTGCATCTGCTGTTCGAACTCAATCCAGGTGAGCTTCATTTCCGGTTCGGTTTCGCCTTGCAGAGAATCCTTCTTTTTCGGTTGTTGTTGCGGCGGTTTATTCGGTCCGGAGGTACCATCGAGAAAATCGCTGCCCCCTTCTTTGAAAATTCGAATCTTTCCGGGCCCGTGGGCTTTGGTATTTCCGTAAGTCTGAGGGGGTGGGGCGTTCTTAACGGGGGCGGCAATCGGCTTACCGTTGTCCAGAACGTTTTCGTAGTCGAGCTCTTCGGCCACCAGACGTTGGTAGCTAATCAGTTTTTTATTTTCCCACTTTTCTTCGATAGCCAGCACCTGTGGGACATCATTCGGCTTGAGCGGATTCACTTCGCCCCGTTCGCACCGAACGCGATCGATTTTGGGATTCTCTTTGGGTGTGTTCGTTTTGTCGTTCGGTGTGGTGGTTCTGAAGTAAACCGGCCGGTCCAGATCGACTTGCATGATCGTGCTCAGCACCTTCGCGGATCCATCTTCCTGCTCGGCCTGTACGGCACCGATGAAACGAGCCCATTTGCCGGCGCCATCGAACTCCATGCTGTCTTTCCAGTAGATGAAAATGTTGGCATCTTTCTTGAGCTGTTCCCCTTGCATGGTGCTACTGGTTTTCATTCGCAGGCCACCGCGTCCGATTACCTGGGCATGATTGTCGCGCTGATCGATCACGATTATTGGCCCGTTGAGCGAGAGTTCTTCTCGGTGCAACTCGGCCGGTTTGATCTGGGCCACGACATCATTTTCCGCCTTCAAGGTCAGAGTGTGAAGGTTCTCGCCGTGGTGTTGAAGCTCCAGAATGTGAGCGAGCATCAGCATGCCCCGTTCATTTTTTTTATCCGCAGGGGGGGCTTGTTCGACTTCGACGTTTCCGACGCAGATAGCTTTATCCAGTTCGTGCTTGCCATCTTTGCGCAGCACCCAGGCATCCATGCGCTTGGCTTTGATAAAGATCGGTTCGTCTTTTTTCTCCTCGGGTTTGGGAGGAGCGTTCTTGTCGGCCGGGTTCGTGGCCGTTGTCGGACCGCTCGGCTTGCCGTTGAGTGTTGAACTCGGCGGCATCGGTTTCTGTAGATTCGGATTCGGACCAGGTCCGGGAGTAGGGATATCTTTGATGTAAACGAAGAGTTGATCCGCATCGCGTAGGTTCATGTCGGGGGAGTTCATAAATACATGCTGATTGGCTTCCAGTCTGACGGGTCTGGGTTGCGATTTTGCAACCGTTTCGGTGCCGGTCACGGGTTTCAATGGAGTCGGCACAGTCGCGACCGGGGTCCCGTTCTGATCGTTATCTTTTAACCAGACCCGTATTTCTTCCCCCTTCAAACTTTGTTTGGCTTTGGTATCGATGAACGAGGCTTTGCCGGTAAAGCGAAGAAATTGCAGCTGTTGGTTATCTTCCACAATCCGCTCGAAATACATCCAGTCATTCCAGTTGGCATTCTGTACGTGGGAATGAGTGGTCGTATCAAATTCCCCCATACCGATCGTTCCGGGGCCACGGACGCGAGCTTCTCGAATCCCATTGCTGCCGCCGGGATTTTTCGCCGGGGCGGCTTTAGGATCTTTAGCATCGTTGACGGGAGCGTTCGATTTCAAATAGAGTTCCAAGCCGCGCATCACATTGCCTTCCTTCACGGCGTAGATGCCCTCATCTTTTGCGCCCTTGAGAATGGTCGTCCTGGTAGCGGCCTCATAGACCAAGTCGTTTCCGGAGGCGTTCAGCTTTTCGGCGTCTGAGCTAATGGCAATCGCCAATCCCCAGGCATGCGCCCGTTTAATCTGCATCTGAGTTTCATCGCTGGGCGGAGTGGTTGGAGGCGGTAATGGAGCGGCCTGAGCGGTATTCGAATTGAAATTCGCCGGGGCTGGAGGTGTGTTCTTTACCCGTTCGAATTCAAGCAACAGATGATCGCACTTCAGGATATCTAAATTTTCCGTTTTTGCTTTGCGCGTGACCCGCACGTAGTTGGGAAGATTGGGGTTCAGACTGGGAGCGTTATGGAACACGCCGATATCTTTGATCATATCGTAATGAAACGATCCTTGGGTCTCGATCTGGACTATTGAAAGATCGGAATCATCGGGCTTCTTGCCGGGTGCGGTAGGGGGAGCGTTTCCTCCGGAAAGAAAATTCGATTGGGAATCGGACCAGAAATTCATGGTCACGTCAGATAAAAGATCGATGTGATCGACCCCATTGATTTTTCGATCGGTATCTTCCTTCTTTTTAACTTTCGGGTCGGGTTCCGCGTCGGATTTCAGGTACATGCGCATACCTCGAGCCAGCAGAGTAGGAACTTTCCCCCCGACTTTAAACTTACCCGTCATGGAGCGATTATTTTGCCAGTCGTACAATTCCATAATCGCATCGGTCGTGACCATCGCGGGAACATCCGCCTTATGGTTGTCGATGTAAAACATCGGTCCGACGGTCATGATTTCAATGTCGTCATCGGGAGTTTGACTTTTCCGATTGTTGCGAATGTGAATCCGACCTTTTCGCGCATCCTTCACGGGAATTTCGGGATCGGAAATGATGTCGGCTCGAATGACCTTCTTTCCCACCGCCTCGGCAATACTGTGCACCGGGGAATCGAAAGTGAGAATACCCCGGTCGGAATGAAGCGTGGTTATCTCCTGCATGCCATCCGGGCCTTTGTTTTTGCCGAAGACGGCTATACTCAGCGGCGAAGCAAATAGACGGCCGTCATCGGAGAAGGCTTTTCCATTCGACTGTTTCTCCAGGGTGGCCGCGAGAACGACCCCCTTCGAACCCAGATTCATCTTCATCCCGTAATCGAGTTCGGCACAGTTAGCGCCAAACGCGACGATCAATTGCTCTTCGATGGGAGATCGAGTGGTGGGAGGAATGAACTCCTGCTGATCGGCGACCTGCGCGAATCTCTCCGGCAACGGCGGCAGGCCATCGACGCGACCCAGGAGTTGTGCGTAGACGAAGTATCCGAGGATACTCAGCGAGAGTCCCAGCACGGTCAGTAGTATTCGTCGTGGCGTGTGCATATCGAGTCAATCGGGCGAAAGTTAGTATTCCTCGAACAAATTCAATCCGACTTCTGGTGTTCCTGACCGCGAGCCGTCAGATCCGACTTTATCAGATTCGGCCGGAGGAGTAGATCCTGAGAGTCCTCGGAATTAGCAGTTCTCAGAGTAGTTTGTTTGCTCAGAAACAGACTCGGCTCTTGCGTCTCTCTCGTCACGAACAACGGCTTCAAATCGAAGATCGTGAGATAATTCCAGATCGCGTCTCCTTTATCGCCCAGAACTGTACCGGGAACGATCACCGCCGTTTCCCAGGAAGCAGAACCGAGAGTCTGCTCCGGAATGGTCCGGGCGGCCACTCGGAAGATTTCGGTCTTCTGCTGGATCGGCGCATCTTCATAGCGAGTTGGAATCAGCATAAAGGCGGAGGCGTACTTGGAATTCGGCTTGGGAACACTGCGGTCCGCGGGAAGGCCAGCCGGATCGGATGGGGTTTGATTTTCGATCAGATAATCCAGCTTGTGGAGAATATGGAACTGTTGGATCCTCCTACCACTCTCTGCGGATCGTTCTTGCGCAGGGCATACAGTGAGCATCAGTAGAAGTGCCGATAGCAGAACTAGGTATTTCATCCTCTATCCTCTAAACCTGGTTCGCGTAACGAAGTACCACTTCATTCCACCGACCCTGGGCTTTTAGTATCCATTCGATCGTTTCGCGCACGGCTCCCCGTCCCCCAGGTTGCTGGGTCACATAGTCCGCCACCGCTCGCATTTCCTGCACGCCATCTGCTACCGTTACGGCGATGCCGCAGCAATTCATCAGAGCCAACTCCGGTAAATCGTCGCCGATACAGCAAGATTCCTCGATTTTGAAATTCAACTCCTCGGAGAGTATTCGCAAAGCGGCCTGCTTATTTCCGACACCTTGCAGCACTTTCGCTACATCCGTTTCCTTGGCCCGGCGATCGACCAAAGGTGAACTGCGGCCGCTGATAATCACACTGCGGTATCCGAGGGAATGCCACCAGCGCAGTGCGATTCCGTCCCGGACATGGAAGGGACGCAGTTCCGTATTCTGATCGCTGTAGAAGATGCTGCCGTCGGTCAGAACGCCGTCAACGTCCAAAACGAGGACGTTGATGCGAGTCAAACGCTCGGTCAGTGGCGGTTTAGGATTCATGCCGATTGACGCTCCCACAAGCGAACCTTCGGGGTCGCTTCCAAAGGATCGTGCAAGGGATCGACGCCGATCAAATCGGTGATATCCAACAAGCCGATCGGTCGACCGACCGCGTCGATCACCGGTAACTCGCTGATCTTGCAATCGCGGAAAATGCTAATGGCTTCCTGCACCTTGGCGGTGGCAAATATCGTTTTGGGGTTGGCCGTCATCACTTGAGCGATTGGCAGATCGAAGGCATTATCCTCCCGGCGCTCGAACAGTTTGGCCAGATCGCTATCGGTGAAGATTCCCATTAACAAGCCGGTTTCATCAACCAGCATGATCGCGCCGGTCCGGCGACCCGGGAGGCAGGATTCCGAAAAGACCTGGCGAACCGTATGACTTTGCGAGGCGATTCGGAGTTCCGTACCGCGACGCATGACCGTATCGACAATGGCTAATTTCCGGCCAAGACTCCCGGCCGGATGGAAGCGAGCAAAATCTTCGGAAGTGAATGCCCGCAGTTCGACGAGCGAGAAGGCAAGGGCATCGCCCAGGGCCATCATTACCGTCGTACTGGTACTGGGTGCCAGATTCAGCGGGCAGGACTCGGCCAGTGAGCCGTAGATGATGGAGTGATCGGTCTGCTTGGCGAGTGTGCTGCGCGGATTGCCCGTCATACCAATGAGTTGATGAGCAATGCCTTTTAATGCGGGAAGCAATCGAAGAATCTCTTCGCTCTCCCCACTGTGGGACAGGATTAAAACGATGTCTTCTGGATGGACCATTCCCAGATCGCCGTGCATGGCCCGGGTGGCATCGAGAAGATAGGCGCGAGTGCCCGTGGAATTCAACGTGCCGACGATCTTCTGGGCTACATCGAAAGATTTGCCCACTCCCGTCACGCCCAGTCGGCCGCGACAGCCATAAATGGCCTGCACCACCTGTTCGAAACCGGGATCGAGTTTTTCCGCGACCTGATTCAAGGCCTGCGCTTCGATGTGGAGAACCCGTTTCGCAACGTTCAGCGACAGCGGATGCCCATCCGAGGTTGCACGCAAAGTCATTGATCCTTCCTTGGATGACTTTCCAGACGGATTTGGTCATCAACTAACAACCACATGCTTACCCGCGATGGCAAAAAAAAACAACACCGGCTTACGTCCGGTGTTGTTGGTATCTTGCGTCGCTTGCTTATCTTTACATTTCGCAGAGCGAAAGATAAAGCTGAGCCAAGTGTTTCCAGCCCGATTGAGCGGGAAGACCTGCTACGGCTTCCTGAAGATCCTTGCGGGCCGATTCACGTTCGCCGAGGAAGATCTTGGCCATACCGCGATTCAGGCAGATGACCGGATTCGAAGGCTGAATCTTCCAAACTCGGAGGGCCTCGGCATGTTCGCCTCGCATCCAAAGAGTCGAAGCCGCTTCATTTCCGCGGACCCAGGTTTCCAGACCCTGGCAGCGATTGAGCAATTCCTGAGCCAGATCGAAAGCACCGGCCAGTCGGGCCACACCAACCGCTAACAGGATTTCTTCGCCGGTCTTCTTGTTTAATTTTTCCTGATTCAAGTTATTCAGAACGCAATCGGCCACCTTAGGAGTCGATTTGATCTGAACCGTTTTGAGCAGACGGGGAATATCGCTCACCTGTTGAGGATAATTTCCGATCGCACAGGGCAAAGCCACGATCATGCTGTCCAGAAAAGCGTAGCTGGACCATTCATTCGAGAGGGCTGCAGCGGCTTTGTTCTGGCCGTACAATTTGGCGAGGGTTTGAACCTCATTCCAGGCCGTGACGGGATCGACTTTGACGCCGGCGGAAGAATCGTAAGGTTCAACTAGGCCGAAGTTTGCATCGAATTCGGTATCGCAGACAAACGAATCCAGAACTCGGTTCATCAATTCTTCGATATTTGGAAGCGTAGTCATGATTCGTCTCCGTCTGGCAATTTCAATTTCACTTTACATGAAAGAGACGAATGAAGCGACTGTACTTGCGCAACAGCTTCCAGAAAAGTGTTGCACCTACAGATTCTAACGAAAATTAGTGGATCTTACCCAAATTGACTCTGACGATTGTATATTTGTTTGGTACAAATCGGCTATTTGATCAGGTGCCTTCCGCTTTTCCGGCTCCGACATTCTACCCAAACTATTGAACTTGGAGACATTGCAACGATAACTTCGGACTTTCTGAGACTGTCTGGATTCTCTTTCATAAGCTAATCAAGTCTCAGACACGACTATACACCAGGGTAGGATTGGGCCGAATGGCGAAGCATATTTTTGTGACCGGCGGAGTAGTCAGTTCGCTGGGTAAAGGCATCACTTGCGCGTCGATCGGCATGCTGCTCGAACGTCGCGGTTTGCGGATTCGCCTCCAGAAGTTTGATCCCTATATCAACGTCGATCCCGGTACCATGTCCCCTTATCAGCATGGTGAAGTGTACGTAACGGACGATGGAGCCGAGACCGATCTCGACTTGGGCCATTACGAACGGTACACAAACGTTCCGCTCAACCGGGACTGTAATTACACCACCGGTCGAATCTACTCGACTGTGATCGCCAAAGAACGCAAGGGCGATTACAAGGGCAAGACCGTTCAGGTCATACCTCATGTGACCAATGAAATCAAAGCGGCTATTCGCACGTTAGCCACGGAAGATGTGGATATCTGCATCACCGAAATCGGCGGCACTGTCGGCGATATCGAAGGCATGCCGTTTTTCGAAGCCATCCGCCAGTTCGCACTAGATATCGGCAAGCAGAACTGCCTCTACATTCACCTGACGCTGGTTCCCTACTTGAAGGCCGCCGGGGAAGCCAAAACCAAGCCGACCCAGCACAGCGTCATGGAACTGCGGAAGATCGGTATCCAGCCTGATGTGCTGATCTGTCGCACTGAGCGGGAACTTCACAAGGACGATGCGGAAAAGATCGCCCAGTTCTGTAACGTCGAAAGGCGGGCGGTGATCGAAGAACGGGATAAGGAAGTTACAGTCTATGAAGTTCCCGTCAGCCTGAAGAACAACAAACTCGACGAATTCATCATCGAGAAGTTCCAGCTGAAAAATGCTCAGCCGATCCAAATGGATGATTGGCTGGGAATCATCGAAACGATCAAGAATCCCAAGCACGAAGTCACGATTGCCGTTGTCGGTAAATACGTGAAGCATGCCGACGCGTACAAATCGGTTTACGAAGCGTTGATGCACGCCGGGATTGCCAACGAAGCCAAAGTCATCGTGAAAAAGGTCTCGGCGGAACATATCGAGCGGGATGGCCTGGAAAAGTTCATGGCGAACATTGATGGACTTCTGGTGCCCGGCGGTTTCGACGTCCGTGGGATTCAGGGGAAATTGGATGCCATCCGTCACGCCCGCGAATCCAAATTGCCTTTCTTTGGCATCTGCCTGGGACTCCAGTGTGCGGCGATTGAATTTGCCCGAAACGTTGTGGGCCTCTCTGATGCGAATTCCACTGAATTCACCAAGACGTCCTCGAATTTTCTGGTCTGCATGCTCAGCGAGTTGAAAGGGGTTACCAACCTGGGAGGCACCATGCGGTTGGGGGCTTACAACTGCCGGTTGCAGGCCGGCACCCGAGCCTATGCCGCATATAAGAAAGAGATCATCTCAGAACGGCATCGTCATCGCTATGAAGTAAACAACGACTATCGTGGAATCCTGCAACAGCATGGACTGGTGATTGCGGGTACTACGCTGGATAATTCGCTTGTGGAAGTGATTGAGTTGAAGGACCATCCCTGGTTTCTGGCCGTGCAGTGTCATCCGGAGTTCAAATCTAAACCGAATGAGGCTCACCCCTTGTTCCGGGACTTCATCACCGCGGCCTTGAAACACAAAGCCGAGCGCAAAAAATAAGGCGGGACGTTAGCCCGCCTATTTTGCAAATGTTCGAAATTATTTGCCTTCGGTCGGTTTGAGTTTGAATTCGATCGGATCCAGAGCCGTTTTGCCCGGTGTTAAATCAATTTTTACACCAAGCCGTCCTTTCGCAGGAGTTCCCGCCCAACTCCAACCTTGGCTTTCATGCCAGATGGCCAAGTTGAATTTTCCTACAGGTGCATCTTTAATCTCAAATTTCCCATCGGCATCGGTTACTGCAAAATAGGGATGATCGAATACGAAGATTTTCGCGTTCATCCAACCATGGATGCTGCAACTCAAGCTAAGCGGGAAAAGATCAGCTTTGATGAGGCCAACGTCGTGTTGCCCGCCGGACGGAATCAAAGGATTAATATCGATGTTGCCGCCGGCCAATTTCGCATTGTGTGGTATGCTCGCACTATTTTTTATGATTAGTGATTGGCCTTCCTGCATTGCGAGGACGTGCGGGATGAATGAGCAGCAGGGTTGGTCGATTTCCGCATTCGGTTTTGCCGGTTTGGCGACTTTAGGATTGATCGAATCGGCTGGGAATTTGTCCCCTCGCTTGAACCCTTCGGGAACCAGGTAAACGACTGCATTTCGGATGCCGCGATTTTTCGGGTTAATCACCCAGGTCTCATCGCTGAACGGGCCGTCTTTCAGGCAGGCTTGTACGTCTTTATTTGGCGTGATATTCGCCATGACCGGGATTTTTTCGTTCTTGGGGAAAAGAATTTGCCCGGTGATCGTCGTCCATTCGCCCTGAGCGTTATTCGATTCGGCATTGGCCGAAGTGGTTTTAACGAAAGAGGATTGAATAGATTTTTCGGAACTGGAGGGCTGTTGCGCGAAAGCCGTTCCGACGGTCAAAACAGGGACGCTTACAATCGAAGCAGCAATCATAAATTTACGGAAATTCATCAACATTCTACACCTCAATAAGGAAAAGGGAGGCTAAGGCAGGTTAAGTCTATTATACCTTAAACCGCACTTTTCGACTCGAATCTAACCGTTAATTATTCGAAGAACTTCCCCATGTAACAAGCCATTTGTCGCTAGAACTTGCGGAACATCGATGCGAGGAGTTCCCGTCCAATCGCTAAACATGCCCCCCGCTTCCTCGACAATGACTTTCAGCGGGCAGACATCCCATTCCTTGACTCCGGAATCGATTGCCACATCGACGGTTCCCTCCGCTAGAAGGGTGAAGCCGTAGAAATCTCCGAAGCCGCGAGTGCGATCGCACTGAGCTACCAAATCCAGAAACTGCTTCTCGCGATTTTCCTGTTGGAACAGGGTAATGCTGGTGTAAACGACCGTGGCCTTTTTGAGTGAATCGATCTGTGAAACGTGTAATTGCTTTCCATCTCGGAATGAGCCATGTCCCTTCAGAGCGTGATAAGTCTGGCTCATGGCCGGGATGACCGCAATTCCTGCGATGACTTCTCCGTGAAATTTCAGGCCGAGCAAGGTAGCCCAGACGGGTACGCCACGAATGAAGTTGCGAGTTCCATCAATGGGATCGATCACCCACTGGTAGCCGGAGGAACCTGGCTGATTACCGAACTCCTCCCCGAGGAATCCATCTTCCGGGAAGTTCTTGGAAATCTCCTGGCGAATGATCTCCTCCGAGGATTGATCGGCCAGCGTCACCGGACTTTGATCGGCTTTCCATTCGACGACGATGTCTTTGTTGAAGTAAGAAAGCGCATTTGCCCCCGCCTTCTGAGCTACCGTGATAGCGGCTTCATATCGGCGTTCCCAGTCGTGAGCCATCTTTTACTTCCCTTCAAAGCGGGTTTTGGCATACGCGGCCGCGCCGACAATCCCGGAATCGTCTCCGAGGGCCGCGGTGACGAATTTCACATCATTGGTGGCTTTCGGCAGCGAGTACT
The genomic region above belongs to Telmatocola sphagniphila and contains:
- the hisN gene encoding histidinol-phosphatase, which translates into the protein MAHDWERRYEAAITVAQKAGANALSYFNKDIVVEWKADQSPVTLADQSSEEIIRQEISKNFPEDGFLGEEFGNQPGSSGYQWVIDPIDGTRNFIRGVPVWATLLGLKFHGEVIAGIAVIPAMSQTYHALKGHGSFRDGKQLHVSQIDSLKKATVVYTSITLFQQENREKQFLDLVAQCDRTRGFGDFYGFTLLAEGTVDVAIDSGVKEWDVCPLKVIVEEAGGMFSDWTGTPRIDVPQVLATNGLLHGEVLRIING
- a CDS encoding cupredoxin domain-containing protein, which gives rise to MNFRKFMIAASIVSVPVLTVGTAFAQQPSSSEKSIQSSFVKTTSANAESNNAQGEWTTITGQILFPKNEKIPVMANITPNKDVQACLKDGPFSDETWVINPKNRGIRNAVVYLVPEGFKRGDKFPADSINPKVAKPAKPNAEIDQPCCSFIPHVLAMQEGQSLIIKNSASIPHNAKLAGGNIDINPLIPSGGQHDVGLIKADLFPLSLSCSIHGWMNAKIFVFDHPYFAVTDADGKFEIKDAPVGKFNLAIWHESQGWSWAGTPAKGRLGVKIDLTPGKTALDPIEFKLKPTEGK